The Argiope bruennichi chromosome 9, qqArgBrue1.1, whole genome shotgun sequence genome contains a region encoding:
- the LOC129984834 gene encoding unextended protein-like produces the protein MCHRLALCLYSILNLLPIISFSHEIMVNGDTNFGSLSTIESVISNRLAENDFKKYSVNLQNIDPEFHVFIDLDTESNHFGTSYNDFKTTQANLYYNISGSNIDINFDESLYGSDTPHQVCIRHKPRKDRISKEEENVVVSSCKKRPALIGIRVSNDRASISDDGIIELPANTKVRMLLFGLEFSNETEIAFTTIGKSRGSRCDDLPLIKIISLSSSDVLSDRIIEIDLSLPISTNGDLYYMCFKNAKETISQWIHQGNEPWLSLKSVGRFLPIELQSIIIFFLLILSGLFSGLNLGLMALECTELRVLEKCGTESEKRHARKIYPVRKRSNYLLCSLLLGNVLVNNTLTILLDDLTSGMIAVILSTFGIVIFGEIIPQAICSRHGLAIGAKTLWVTKLFMILTFPLSYPISRVLDFVLGAEIRTVYNRKRLMEFIRLTKDDNDLQNEEVDIISGALELTKKTVADVMTKINDVFMVPITSVLDFETVSEIIKQGYSRIPVYDGDRSNVVALLNIKDLAFVDPDTQTPLRTLCEFYNHPVNFVFEDTTLDVMLNEFKKGRSHLSLVRRVNNEEDGDPFYELLGIVTLEDVIEEIIQSEIIDETDVLTDNRRKHVRKESQIRQDFSDFARLGVGDKKLTTISPQLALATYQYLSTSVDPFKSQYISESVLKKLMAQDVFLKSKVGKEGYEPSNILFQAGKAADYFILILEGRCLVTVSKENLVFEAGPFATFGLPVITMNTSEQDLQGSSSSTESAPYRVFIPDYTVVATGETVYMKVHFAIYRSAVTATLLERQQKQDSDSREVSKAESGRNSQCSNSKDTSEDLSV, from the coding sequence ATGTGCCATCGTTTAGCGCTGTGTTTATATTCAATTCTAAATTTGCTACCAATTATATCCTTTTCTCATGAAATAATGGTGAATGGAGATACCAATTTTGGAAGCTTATCTACAATCGAATCTGTTATTTCGAATCGACTGgcagaaaacgattttaaaaagtaCTCAGTGAACTTACAGAATATTGACCCTGAATTTCATGTGTTTATTGATCTGGATACCGAGAGCAATCACTTCGGTACGAGTTATAATGATTTCAAAACCACTCAAGCAAATTTGTACTACAATATTAGTGGATCTAATATCGATATAAATTTCGATGAATCGTTATACGGATCTGATACTCCTCATCAAGTGTGCATTCGTCATAAACCGAGAAAAGATCGTATCTCGAAGGAGGAAGAGAACGTTGTCGTGAGCTCGTGTAAAAAACGTCCGGCTCTCATAGGCATTCGCGTCAGCAATGATCGTGCTTCCATTTCTGATGATGGTATAATCGAACTTCCAGCAAACACCAAAGTGAGAATGCTCTTATTTGGATTGGAATTTTCGAACGAAACCGAAATTGCATTTACCACCATAGGAAAATCAAGAGGAAGTAGGTGCGATGACTTGccgttaattaaaataatttctctatctTCCAGTGATGTTCTGTCAGACAGAATAATAGAAATTGACCTCTCGCTTCCCATTTCTACTAATGGTGATTTGTATTATATGTGCTTTAAGAATGCCAAAGAGACGATTTCGCAATGGATTCACCAAGGAAATGAACCGTGGCTGTCACTGAAATCTGTTGGACGATTCCTTCCAATAGAATTGCAGTCgattatcattttctttcttctcatATTATCAGGACTGTTTAGTGGTTTGAATCTTGGACTTATGGCTCTGGAATGTACCGAACTCCGGGTTCTGGAAAAGTGTGGAACTGAATCTGAAAAGAGACATGCCAGGAAAATATACCCTGTGAGAAAAAGAAGTAATTACTTGCTTTGTTCATTGCTTCTTGGTAATGTGTTGGTCAATAATACCTTGACAATCCTGCTCGATGATTTAACTTCTGGTATGATTGCTGTTATTTTGTCTACATTTGGAATCGTTATCTTCGGTGAGATCATACCACAAGCAATTTGTTCTCGCCATGGATTGGCAATAGGCGCTAAGACACTGTGGGTGACGAAACTCTTTATGATCCTGACATTTCCTCTTTCATATCCTATCAGCAGAGTTTTAGATTTTGTGCTTGGAGCAGAGATTCGAACTGTTTATAACAGAAAGCGATTAATGGAATTTATCCGCTTGACAAAGGATGATAATGATTTGCAGAATGAAGAAGTTGACATCATATCAGGTGCCCTAGAATTGACTAAAAAGACTGTTGCTGACGTGATGACAAAAATTAACGATGTCTTTATGGTTCCTATCACTTCAGTCCTGGATTTTGAAACCGTATCCGAAATAATTAAGCAAGGTTATTCCAGAATTCCTGTGTATGATGGTGACAGAAGCAATGTTGTGGCcctcttaaatataaaagatttggCATTCGTTGATCCAGATACTCAGACGCCTCTGAGGACTTTATGTGAATTCTACAACCATCCAGTGAACTTTGTTTTCGAAGATACGACTCTAGATGTCATGCTGAATGAATTCAAGAAAGGGAGGTCACACTTGTCGCTTGTTAGACGTGTCAACAACGAAGAGGACGGCGATCCATTTTACGAGCTGTTGGGTATTGTGACCCTGGAAGATGTGATTGAAGAAATCATACAATCTGAGATTATTGACGAAACGGATGTCCTTACTGATAACAGAAGAAAGCACGTACGCAAAGAATCCCAAATCAGACAAGACTTTTCGGATTTCGCCAGGCTTGGCGTCGGAGACAAAAAACTTACCACCATATCGCCTCAACTAGCATTGGCGACATATCAATATCTTTCAACTTCAGTTGATCCTTTCAAAAGTCAATACATCTCTGAAAGTGTTTTGAAGAAGCTCATGGCACAAGATGTGTTTCTAAAATCCAAAGTGGGAAAAGAGGGATATGAGCCTTCGAATATTCTGTTTCAAGCTGGAAAAGCTGcagattatttcattcttatcttGGAAGGTCGCTGCTTAGTTACAGTGAGCAAAGAGAATTTAGTGTTCGAAGCTGGCCCTTTTGCAACATTTGGATTACCTGTTATCACCATGAATACAAGTGAACAAGATCTGCAAGGTTCTAGCAGCAGTACTGAGAGTGCTCCTTACAGAGTTTTTATCCCTGATTATACTGTTGTGGCAACTGGTGAAACTGTTTATATGAAAGTGCATTTCGCTATATATCGCTCAGCTGTAACGGCTACTTTATTAGAAAGACAACAAAAACAGGATTCGGATTCTAGGGAAGTTTCGAAAGCGGAGTCAGGTCGGAATTCACAATGTTCCAATTCAAAAGATACTTCTGAAGACTTATCTGTCTAA